In Cycloclasticus sp., a single genomic region encodes these proteins:
- a CDS encoding type 1 pili tip component, whose translation MKLKELLEQWSLGGSTVLTEERYSIRLSANDAARLLALAEMYPNRTDTQMITDLLRTALDGLEETLPYIQGDKIIAEDEFGDPIYNDAGLTPLFSGLKKKYSDLLKQNVDLV comes from the coding sequence ATGAAATTAAAAGAATTATTGGAACAATGGAGCTTGGGCGGATCGACAGTATTGACAGAGGAACGTTACTCTATTCGATTATCGGCCAATGACGCCGCTCGCTTATTAGCGTTGGCAGAAATGTATCCAAACAGAACGGATACTCAAATGATTACAGACCTTTTACGCACGGCATTGGATGGCTTGGAAGAAACGTTACCGTATATTCAAGGCGATAAAATTATTGCTGAAGATGAATTTGGCGACCCGATATATAACGATGCGGGACTCACGCCGTTATTCAGCGGATTAAAAAAGAAATACAGTGACTTACTCAAACAAAACGTTGACCTTGTTTAG